The Streptomyces sp. NBC_01439 genome contains the following window.
GAGAGCTGCACTGGTCAGGGCGATCGACCGGCTGATCCGCCCCACCTCCGCCAGCAGTACCCACCGGTCTCTCTCGAAGCCCGAGATCACGCCGTGACCCTGGACCGGGCGGCGGGTCTCGCAGGAGAAGCGCTCGGCCGCACTCCCCTACCCGCCGTTGATCCGGTACTGAACGCGCGGGAGCGTCGTCCGAAGCTCAGGTAGGGCGACCAGAGCCAGGGCCTTGGCCTTGGCCTCTTCGGTCTTGAGCGCACCGTGCTGCGCCGCGCTGCCGGTCTTCGCGTTCAGGAGGTTGCGTACGGGCTCGGCCGGGGATGCCCAGAAAGGCTCCGGCCGGGCCGGTGGCGCCGGAGTCGCGCGAGGTCCGCCGCCCAGCCTCAAGAGTCGGACCTGGGTGAGCAGAGGTGACCGGGTCGGGCGACGTGGCTCCGGCTCGCGCTCCGTTTGTTCGTCGTCCGGTCGGGCGGGTCATGCCCTGGTATGCCACCCTGCGCTCCGCGCTGCTCACCGTTTATCAGGACTCCGTGCCACGTCTGATCTACGGTGGAGGGACAAGTTCGCACCACGGAAGGAGAGTTCCGTGGTGAGGTGGATGCGGGGGGATCCAGGTGTCGGTCGATTTCGTCGGTCGTGTCGAAGAAATGGCTGAACTAAGCGCGCTCGCCACCGATCTCGTCGCGGGGCGGGGTGGTCGCACGGTCGTGCTGGACAGCGTTTCGGGCATGGGGAAGTCGGCCCTTCTGCAGGCCTTCGCCCGGATGCCCGTAGACGCCTCGCCTCGCTCGGAACACCGGGTGGTGTCGACCCGATGCCATCCCGGCATCGGCCCTGGGATCGGGTACGGGCCGGTCGTCGACCTCCTCCTGAAACTGGCCGACGATGTAAAGCAGCCCGGTGTCCTGCGCCGCATGCTGAGCTTCACGGGCCAGGGTGTGGTGCGCTCCGCCCCGGAGGTGCTCTCAGCGATGGTGCCCGGGCTCGGCGCGATCTTCAGCCTGGGTCGTGAGGTCACGGAGGCCTCGCTCACGTCCGGGTCCATGCCGTTCGACAGCCTCCTGCCGTTCCAGCAGGGTGTCGCTACCCGGATCGTCGAGGCGCTTGTCGAACTGGTGCGGCAGGGGAAGCCCACCGTGCTGCTCATCGACGACATCCAGCACAGCGACCCCAGCAGCCTGCTCGTTCTGGACCAGCTCGTACGCAGGATCCCCGACGAACCTCTGGCCATCGTCCTGACCCACACCGTCGACGGAGCCTACGCGGAGGGCCCGGGCGAGACGGTCGAGGAACAGCTCCACCGCTGGTCGGTGGAGGGACTCGTGCGGCGCAGGACACTGGGCGGTCTGCCCGAGGACGCCGTGGCGGAACTGGTGCGTCTGCGGTGTCCGCAAGCGCCTCCGGCCCTGAGCCAGCAGCTCAGCCAGGTCACACTCGGACACACGATTTTCGTCTCCCTCTGCCTCGACGAGTGGACTCCCTCCCAGGGGGCGCAGATCACCCTGCCGGCCAACCTCTCCCGGATCGTGGAACGCCGCCTCAGGATGCTTTCGCCCCAGGACCGCGAGCTTCTCGCCATTGCGGCGACACAGGGATCGACGTTCCTGTCGAGCACGATCGCCTCCGTCAAGGGCTCGCCTCACGACGAAATCATGGAACGTCTGCGGCTCATCGCCCACAACCACCGGCTGATCATTGCCGACGAGCCCCCGGCGTGGGCCCGGATGGAGTCCTCCGACTGCTACCGCTTCGAACACCGTGCCCTTTGGAGGGTGATCCAGACAGAGCAGAGCCCGGAGCAGATCCGCTCGCGCCACGTCCGCATAGCCGCCGCCCTTACTGCCGGGGGCACCCAGGCGATGCCCCTCGAACGCCGCCTGGAAATCGCCCACCATCTGCGCTCGGGGGGTCCCGCGTGTCTCGCGGACTCGGCTGACGCCCACTACGCACTCGCACGCGACGCCGCGACGGAAGGGCTGTCCTTCGCCGAGGCGGAACAGCACTGCAAGGTAGCCATCACCGCCGCCCGTGAACTACCCCGGGGAGAAACACGGGATCGCAGGCTTATCCGGGCGATTGAACTACTGCTGGCGCTGACGGAGGTGAGGTGGCGGGGACAGAACCAGGAGACTGGCGGAGCCGACATCGACGCACTGGCCGCCGAGGCCGAGAACGCGGCGACCCGCTGTCGTGCACCCGAGCTGTTGATCCGCACCCGGCTGTTGCGCGGCAAAACGCTCATGGCTACCCGTGGTCTCGTGCCGTCACTCGGCAAACTCCGTGAGGCCGTCGAACTGGCCGAAAGGCACGACGACCCGGTCGCCCTGTTCGTCGCACGGGTCGAGTACGGGCGGCAGGTCTCGAAACGCAACCTCGCCGAAGGCCTGGCACAACTCAGGGAAGCAGAAGCATTGAGCGCAGCCGACGCCCGGCTCCGCGGCAGTGACCCAGTACTGCAGCACGCCCGCAATCTCGGGGAGATGCAACTGGGCATCTCCCTCTTCGACAGCGGCCGCCTCGGTGTGGCGCACTCCCGACTCCAGCGCTGCGTCGGCCGGCTGCGAAGCGAACCCCTCAAGGCCGAACTCCCCATCGCCCTCAACTACCTCGCCCAGGTCCTCGATAGCCTCGGCGCCCACCAGGAGGCGGAGGACGTACTGCGCGAGGCGCTCGCCTTCGAGGAGGACCGCGGCGGCGACAGCGGGTGGCACGCGTATAACGCGGCCTTCCTCGCGTACGTACTCGCTCAGCAGGGTGGCGACCACCGGGCGGAGAGCCTCCGTCTGGTCTCATCCGCGTGGGCGGAGACCGAACGAACCCGGCTGGCCAACCTGGTCCCCATCGTCCGCAACCTCTACGCGGAGATCCTGCTGCACTGCTCTGACGAGCATCCAGACACCCTGCGGCAGGCGTACGCCCTCGCAGTGGCGACCGTGGACGAAACACGGCACAGCGGCATGGTCAGGAGCCAAATCGCCGCCCACTCCCTACAGAGCCGCACCCTCCTCCAGTGGGGGGAGACCACCAGAGCGGAATCCGCGGCCCGCGAGGCGCTGCGTCTCCTCGACGATGTCGGGCACATGCCCGCTCTTCGCACCGAGGAGGTGCTCTATCACTCCGCCGTGGTGCTCGCCACCAGCGGTGCCCGGCAGGAGGCTCATGAACTGCTAGAGCGAGCCAGAGCAGTGGTCGACGAAAAGGCGGGCCATCTCCACGATGACACCGCTCGACGGCGCTTCTTCACCAGCGTCCCCCTGAATCGTGCCATCCGCGCGGGTCACGGGATCACCGAGTAGTGACAGTCGCCGAGGCCGGGATGGTCCGGCCCACAGGCACGTCCGTGATCTGGCGCATCGTCACTCTCCCGTCACCGGCGCCGAGATCGACGCCGGGTGTCGACGACGGCTCCATCCTGATCAGCGCACCGGCATCCGGTGCTTCTCGGGGAGACATATGACAACTGCTCGCTCGCCCGCGCGGTCGAGCGAAGCGCCCACCAGCAGCGCGCTTGCCGGCGCAAGGACGCCGAGACCAGCGATCTGGACCAGCCCCAGGAGCCGCCGGATCCCGGGTCCCTGGCCGCGCTGATCACACTGCCAGAACCGGACGACCCACCCGACGCACAACTCCTGGCACGCGTCCGCCAGTGGCACACCGACATCCACCGGATCCGCGAACGCGGCTGGACCATCAGCGCGATCGCCCGCCACCTGGGCCGAGATCGCAGGACCGTACGCCATTACCTGACCAAGGACTTCGACCAGATCATCGCCACCGCCCGCGACCTCGCCCACGAGTTCAGCGCCATCGCCCGCGAACGCCGAGGCCAGGACCTCACCCACTGGACGGCACGCGCCCTCGAAGACAGGCCGTCACCGATCCAAGGCTTCGCCGCCCTTCTTCAGAACGACTGGGGCGCCGTCATGGACGGCCTCACCCTGCCCTGGAGCTCCGGCGCGGTCGAAGGCCAGGGCACGCGGATCAGGCTGATCAAACGGCGGTCATAGGGCCGTGTTCCTTCGCCTTCCTACGCCCCCTCGTCCCCGCGCAACCACCGTGATCTTCGCTGCGTCAGACGCGTCGCCCGCGCCCGGCCTTCGCACGCATGCGTTCGCGAAGCCCGGCCTGGTAGAAGGCGGCTTTGTCACCGCCCAGTTCGAAGTACTCACAGATGTCGGCGACCGTTTCGGCGTCTTCCGCAGTACCCGTGAGCCCGATCTGGACAGCCTCCAGAACCCCTCCCGAGCGTGGTGCCTGCACCCTTCGCCCAGACTCGTGCCTTCCGCAATCGGCCCGTAGTCGCCGGAGCCCGCAGCCACGAACGACAACGTCTGCAACAGCGCGTCTCGGGCCGGTGTCGAGAGGTCCCCAGCCAGCGCGGCCATGCTCACACCGACCGCTGGCGGAGTGCACTCGAAGATGACCGTGCTCTCCTCGACATGGCCATCGAGGGTGTATCCGATCATGTCCCGGGCCGTCTCAGCAGTGATGACGGCCTCGATCAGAAGGGGCACATGCTCCGCAGACTCACCGCGGCCGCACTTCAACGACGCCCAATCGACACGCCGTAGTTCTGCGCGTACCAGCTCACTGACCACCACAACAGCCCCCTCAAGGCATGCCGGGCCCGGGCCACCGGCACTAGCGATCAAGCATTAGGCACCTGTGGGTCCTACGCCATCCGTTGCTTCACGAAATATCCACCACAGCCTTGAAAACGGCCGGGGACACTCCTCGCACCACTCGCTCTGGTGTTCAACGAAGTGGGGAGAGGTCCCCGCCAAGGAGCCGTGCCGTGAGTTCCACGCACCGTGTCCGGGCCGCGGAGAAGCCATGGGGCATCTTGGTTACCGCTTCGAAGGCACTCATCCGGGCGTCGTCCTCGCCGCTCGCCTCGGCGTCGTAGATCTCGAAGAGCTTCTCCTCGGCCGCGTCCAGTCCGGCGGCTTCAATGGCCTGGAGCAGGGCCTTGTGGTGCGCGCAGTGCTGCGCGGCGAGTTCTGCTACCTGCGGGTCGTGGGGGTCGACGGTGTCATCGAGGGCGGCGTCGGCCGCGTCGAGGCGGTCTGCCTCGGCCCGTAGGCCGGGGTGGGTCGCCAGGGTGATGAACACGCTGGCCTGAATTGCGGCTCCCAGCGGCCCGAAGATCCGTTCCGTGACCAGCAAGGCGTCCAGGTCGGAGGGGCGCAGTGCGCCAGAAGGCAGGTGGCCGAGCCGGTCCGTGACCAACGGGGAGAGCAGGCCCAGTGGGCTGCCGACGACCCGTAGGCGCTGGACTGCCGCTCGCTGACGCTTGATGTCGGCCTCCTGGGCGGCCAGGGTCTCCTCCAGCCGGCCCAGGACGTCCTCAACGTCCCGGACTTCGTCGAAGGCGGCCCGCATGTCGTCCAGGCTGATGCCGGCCTCGGACATCTTGCGGATCCACAACAGGCGGATCATGTCGTCGTAGCCGTAGCGGCGACGTCCGTCTCCGCCCCGCTCGGGCTCCGGCAGCAGACCGATCTGGTGGTAGTGACGAATGGCGCGCGGGGTGGTTCCGGCGAAGGCGGCGGCATCGCCGATCTTGACCTCGCGGGGAGGCGTGGCGGAGGGGTACATCGCAGACAGGGCCTTTCGTGCTGTGGTGCCCTCGACGACACCACATGCCGCTACGGCATGTGCAACTGCTCCCGGCGCGGCGCCGCCGTGCGGCTACCCGGGCGACGGCTACGGCCGCCGAGCTCCGACTACTCCGGCGGCACCTACCAGCGTTTCTGTACCGGCCCCACTGTTGACTCGGCCCGGGCAAACCCGTTCGACCGGCGCCTGAAGCTCAACTGCGAGATGGGCCACGGCGCGTCCGGCGGTCCCGCGGTCAAGAACCTCACCACCGACGCACGGATCGTCGGCGTCAACAGCCACCGCAGCC
Protein-coding sequences here:
- a CDS encoding AAA family ATPase translates to MSVDFVGRVEEMAELSALATDLVAGRGGRTVVLDSVSGMGKSALLQAFARMPVDASPRSEHRVVSTRCHPGIGPGIGYGPVVDLLLKLADDVKQPGVLRRMLSFTGQGVVRSAPEVLSAMVPGLGAIFSLGREVTEASLTSGSMPFDSLLPFQQGVATRIVEALVELVRQGKPTVLLIDDIQHSDPSSLLVLDQLVRRIPDEPLAIVLTHTVDGAYAEGPGETVEEQLHRWSVEGLVRRRTLGGLPEDAVAELVRLRCPQAPPALSQQLSQVTLGHTIFVSLCLDEWTPSQGAQITLPANLSRIVERRLRMLSPQDRELLAIAATQGSTFLSSTIASVKGSPHDEIMERLRLIAHNHRLIIADEPPAWARMESSDCYRFEHRALWRVIQTEQSPEQIRSRHVRIAAALTAGGTQAMPLERRLEIAHHLRSGGPACLADSADAHYALARDAATEGLSFAEAEQHCKVAITAARELPRGETRDRRLIRAIELLLALTEVRWRGQNQETGGADIDALAAEAENAATRCRAPELLIRTRLLRGKTLMATRGLVPSLGKLREAVELAERHDDPVALFVARVEYGRQVSKRNLAEGLAQLREAEALSAADARLRGSDPVLQHARNLGEMQLGISLFDSGRLGVAHSRLQRCVGRLRSEPLKAELPIALNYLAQVLDSLGAHQEAEDVLREALAFEEDRGGDSGWHAYNAAFLAYVLAQQGGDHRAESLRLVSSAWAETERTRLANLVPIVRNLYAEILLHCSDEHPDTLRQAYALAVATVDETRHSGMVRSQIAAHSLQSRTLLQWGETTRAESAAREALRLLDDVGHMPALRTEEVLYHSAVVLATSGARQEAHELLERARAVVDEKAGHLHDDTARRRFFTSVPLNRAIRAGHGITE
- a CDS encoding transposase; translation: MLLGETYDNCSLARAVERSAHQQRACRRKDAETSDLDQPQEPPDPGSLAALITLPEPDDPPDAQLLARVRQWHTDIHRIRERGWTISAIARHLGRDRRTVRHYLTKDFDQIIATARDLAHEFSAIARERRGQDLTHWTARALEDRPSPIQGFAALLQNDWGAVMDGLTLPWSSGAVEGQGTRIRLIKRRS
- a CDS encoding MerR family transcriptional regulator; the encoded protein is MYPSATPPREVKIGDAAAFAGTTPRAIRHYHQIGLLPEPERGGDGRRRYGYDDMIRLLWIRKMSEAGISLDDMRAAFDEVRDVEDVLGRLEETLAAQEADIKRQRAAVQRLRVVGSPLGLLSPLVTDRLGHLPSGALRPSDLDALLVTERIFGPLGAAIQASVFITLATHPGLRAEADRLDAADAALDDTVDPHDPQVAELAAQHCAHHKALLQAIEAAGLDAAEEKLFEIYDAEASGEDDARMSAFEAVTKMPHGFSAARTRCVELTARLLGGDLSPLR